The proteins below come from a single Miscanthus floridulus cultivar M001 chromosome 1, ASM1932011v1, whole genome shotgun sequence genomic window:
- the LOC136486563 gene encoding F-box/LRR-repeat protein At3g48880-like: MMGENKWMGKRWEDMDTDVLVKIFKELNLVELSPVSQVCRLWRSACSDPLIWGTLDFGLLKSNFIQTRASPYIWVDDRSDKRLARILRVAMAISCGNVNCMIFHYNLFMKDEHLHFISERSPHLKRLVMPAWNRITKVAICQAIQRWQELESLTMPTIGHPPYIMEEIARSCKNFTELKIMGSFDQQFASAILQFLPKLKVLSLRCSKVSMDALQCLLNSMEYLEVLNISHCLLLVVAANGRKQVVHELDSQILEMASRLREFHYCQSRLCVTCQRMVVDEGIMRWYRYEDWFWRRDEVRSLDSLQDYGKLFDAGCERLTSVE, from the exons ATGATGGGAGAGAATAAATGGATGGGAAAAAGATGGGAGGACATGGACACTGATGTCCTTGTGAAGATATTCAAGGAACTAAATTTGGTTGAGCTGTCGCCGGTATCTCAAGTTTGTCGTTTGTGGCGTTCGGCCTGTTCAGATCCACTTATTTGGGGCACTCTTGACTTTGGATTGTTAAAATCCAATTTTATTCAGACAAGAGCATCACCATATATTTGGGTTGATGATAGGTCTGACAAGAGACTTGCAAGAATACTACGGGTGGCTATGGCAATTAGCTGTGGGAATGTCAATTGCATGATATTCCATTACAATTTGTTCATGAAGGATGAGCACCTTCATTTCATCTCAGAAAG GTCTCCTCACTTAAAACGGTTGGTTATGCCAGCATGGAACCGCATCACCAAAGTGGCAATATGTCAAGCTATCCAGAGGTGGCAGGAGCTGGAGTCCTTGACAATGCCTACCATTGGACATCCTCCATATATTATGGAAGAGATAGCAAGGAGCTGCAAGAATTTCACAGAACTTAAGATCATGGGCTCATTTGATCAACAATTTGCCTCGGCGATTCTGCAGTTCCTTCCAAAGTTGAAAGTGCTGAGCCTTCGTTGCTCTAAAGTGTCCATGGATGCACTGCAATGCTTGCTGAACTCGATGGAATATCTTGAGGTCCTGAATATCTCCCACTGCCTGCTGTTGGTCGTCGCGGCAAATGGGCGGAAGCAAGTGGTTCATGAACTGGACAGCCAGATTCTCGAGATGGCTTCACGGCTGCGTGAATTCCACTACTGCCAGAGTAGGTTGTGCGTCACGTGCCAGCGGATGGTGGTGGATGAAGGCATCATGCGCTGGTACAGGTACGAGGATTGGTTTTGGCGTCGGGATGAGGTGAGGTCCCTTGATTCGCTGCAAGATTATGGGAAGCTGTTTGATGCTGGTTGCGAGAGGTTGACGTCTGTGGAGTAG